The following are encoded together in the Drosophila biarmipes strain raj3 chromosome 3L, RU_DBia_V1.1, whole genome shotgun sequence genome:
- the LOC108027940 gene encoding cell division cycle 5-like protein: MPRIMIKGGVWRNTEDEILKAAVMKYGKNQWSRIASLLHRKSAKQCKARWYEWLDPSIKKTEWSREEDEKLLHLAKLMPTQWRTIAPIIGRTAAQCLERYEYLLDQAQRKEDGEDTMDDPRKLKPGEIDPNPETKPARPDPKDMDEDELEMLSEARARLANTQGKKAKRKAREKQLEEARRLATLQKRRELRAAGIGSGNRKRIKGIDYNAEIPFEKRPALGFYDTAEEHLQKNEPDFNKMRQQDLDGELRSEKEERERKRDKQKLKQRKENEVPTAMLQNMEPERKRSKLVLPTPQISDMELQQVVKLGRASEMAKEIAGESGIETTDALLADYSITPQVAATPRTPAPYTDRIMQEAQNMMALTHTETPLKGGLNTPLHESDFSGVLPKAASIATPNTVIATPFRTQREGGAATPGGFLTPSSGALVPVKGAAGATGAVNTPAYVRDKLSINPEESMGVTETPALYKNYQKQLKSTLREGLSTLPAPRNDYEIVVPEQEDSEPAETSSEPAVEDQADVDARLLAEQEARRKRELEKRSQVIQRSLPRPTEVNTKILRPQSEKQNLTEQQQAEELIKHEMITMQLYDSVKDPVPGQSQHKLEQLQSYFKANPYEDISQQELAKAKQMLNEEMEVVKERMSHGELPLDVYAQVWQECLGQVLYLPSQHRYTRANLASKKDRLESAEKRLETNRRHMAKEAKRCGKIEKKLKILTGGYQARAQVLIKQLQDTYGQIEQNSVSLSTFRFLGEQEAIAVPRRLESLQEDVRRQMDREKELQQKYASLVEERESLYSQIEHITGVRPTAQQLLPEQEA, encoded by the exons ATGCCGCGAATAATGATCAAGGGCGGCGTGTGGCGCAACACGGAG GATGAGATCCTCAAGGCGGCGGTGATGAAGTACGGCAAGAACCAGTGGAGTCGCATTGCCTCCCTGCTGCACAGGAAGTCGGCCAAGCAGTGCAAGGCGCGTTGGTACGAGTGGCTGGACCCCAGCATCAAGAAGACCGAGTGGTCCCGCGAGGAGGACGAGAAGCTGCTCCACCTGGCCAAGCTGATGCCCACGCAGTGGCGCACCATAGCCCCGATCATCGGGAGAACGGCAGCGCAGTGCCTGGAGCGCTACGAGTACTTGCT CGATCAGGCTCAACGCAAAGAGGATGGCGAGGACACCATGGACGACCCGCGCAAGCTGAAGCCCGGCGAGATCGACCCCAATCCGGAGACCAAGCCAGCGCGGCCCGATCCCAAGGACATGGACGAGGACGAGCTGGAGATGCTGTCCGAGGCTCGAGCCCGCTTGGCCAACACGCAGGGCAAGAAGGCCAAGCGCAAGGCGCGCGAgaagcagctggaggaggcCCGTCGCCTGGCCACGCTCCAGAAGCGCCGGGAACTCCGTGCCGCCGGCATTGGCAGCGGGAATCGCAAGCGCATCAAGGGCATCGACTACAACGCAGAGATTCCCTTCGAGAAGCGACCCGCCCTCGGGTTCTACGACACGGCCGAGGAGCATCTGCAGAAGAACGAGCCGGACTTCAACAAGATGCGTCAGCAGGACCTGGATGGAGAACTCCGCTCAGAGAAGGAGGAGCGCGAACGCAAGCGGGACAAGCAGAAGCTGAAGCAGCGCAAGGAGAACGAGGTGCCCACCGCCATGCTGCAGAACATGGAGCCGGAGCGTAAGCGCTCCAAGCTGGTGCTGCCCACGCCGCAGATCTCCGACATGGAGCTGCAGCAGGTGGTCAAGCTGGGACGCGCCAGCGAGATGGCCAAGGAGATAGCCGGTGAGAGCGGCATAGAGACGACTGACGCTCTACTGGCTGATTACTCCATCACGCCCCAGGTGGCGGCCACTCCGCGCACACCTGCTCCATACACCGACCGCATCATGCAGGAGGCCCAGAACATGATGGCCCTCACCCACACGGAGACGCCCCTCAAGGGCGGCCTGAACACGCCGCTGCACGAGTCCGACTTCTCGGGCGTGCTGCCCAAGGCGGCCTCCATCGCCACGCCCAACACGGTGATTGCCACGCCCTTTAGGACTCAACGCGAGGGCGGCGCAGCCACTCCGGGAGGATTCCTAACACCCTCTTCCGGCGCCCTGGTTCCGGTGAAGGGGGCTGCTGGAGCTACTGGAGCCGTGAACACGCCTGCTTATGTGCGGGACAAGCTCAGCATCAATCCCGAGGAGAGCATGGGCGTCACCGAGACCCCGGCTCTCTACAAGAACTACCAGAAGCAACTGAAGTCCACTCTGCGCGAGGGTTTATCCACACTGCCCGCTCCCCGAAACGACTATGAGATCGTGGTGCCCGAGCAGGAGGACAGCGAGCCCGCGGAGACCAGTTCGGAGCCCGCCGTCGAGGATCAGGCGGATGTGGACGCCCGTCTGCTGGCCGAACAAGAGGCAAGGCGCAAGCGGGAGCTCGAGAAGCGTTCCCAGGTGATCCAGCGCAGCCTGCCACGGCCCACAGAAGTGAACACCAAGATTCTGCGGCCGCAATCCGAGAAGCAGAACCTcacggagcagcagcaggccgaGGAGCTGATTAAGCACGAGATGATCACCATGCAGT TATACGACTCCGTGAAAGATCCCGTGCCGGGACAGTCGCAGCACAAGCTGGAACAGCTGCAGAGCTACTTTAAGGCCAATCCCTACGAGGACATCTCGCAGCAGGAGCTGGCCAAGGCCAAGCAGATGCTCAACGAGGAAATGGAGGTGGTCAAGGAGCGCATGTCGCACGGCGAACTGCCGCTGGACGTGTACGCCCAGGTGTGGCAGGAGTGTCTCGGCCAGGTGCTCTACCTGCCCTCCCAGCATCGCTACACCCGCGCCAACCTGGCCAGCAAGAAGGATCGACTGGAGTCGGCCGAGAAGCGACTGGAGACCAACCGCCGCCACATGGCCAAGGAGGCCAAGCGGTGCGGTAAGATCGAGAAGAAGCTGAAGATCCTTACCGGCGGCTACCAGGCGCGCGCCCAAGTGCTGATCAAGCAGCTCCAGGACACCTACGGCCAGATCGAGCAGAACTCGGTCTCACTGTCCACATTCCGATTCCTGGGCGAGCAGGAGGCCATCGCGGTGCCGCGTCGCCTGGAATCGCTGCAGGAGGACGTGCGCCGCCAGATGGACCGCGAGAAGGAGCTGCAGCAGAAGTACGCCAGCTTGGTGGAGGAGCGCGAGTCGCTCTACTCGCAAATCGAGCACATAACAGGCGTGCGGCCCACGGCCCAGCAACTGCTGCCCGAACAGGAAGCCTAG
- the LOC108028084 gene encoding RING-box protein 1B, translating into MAEEMEVEETEDFHDLEFNDDEASGSGGAGAGTGASGSGQAREERFVVKKWVAHALWSWDVAVDNCAICRNHIMNLCIECQADPNANQDECTVAWGECNHAFHYHCIARWLKTRLVCPLDNKEWVYQKYGH; encoded by the coding sequence ATGGCCGAGGAAATGGAAGTTGAGGAGACGGAGGACTTCCACGACCTGGAGTTCAACGACGACGAGGCATCCGGTAGCgggggagcaggagcagggacAGGAGCAAGTGGAAGCGGCCAGGCCAGGGAGGAGCGCTTTGTGGTGAAGAAGTGGGTGGCACACGCCTTGTGGTCCTGGGACGTGGCAGTGGACAACTGCGCCATCTGCCGCAACCACATCATGAACCTGTGCATCGAGTGCCAGGCGGATCCGAATGCCAACCAGGACGAGTGCACGGTGGCCTGGGGCGAGTGCAACCACGCCTTCCACTACCACTGCATCGCGCGCTGGCTGAAGACGCGGCTCGTCTGTCCGCTGGACAACAAGGAGTGGGTCTACCAGAAGTACGGCCACTAG
- the LOC108028054 gene encoding zinc finger matrin-type protein 3, with the protein MSSPGFLSGFHIPHLAPGAAPYDPMEETRDESPPAPEISTGSRLVAPGKQACNSNSGSPRAPMKRKAEPVGEDSSEADNKLVLFPGRDESYPEELNRLIGPLNCELCKVQVTSRKCARDHYESKAHDRHISAWLAKNYTEAGLQAPPVKRLAKQGPTGPNAFHCDLCDLDLTSSMHARQHYLGRKHKLVEQRISKPSGAGHYDAAGKWVRTGSKFEGEGASPSDGRQSIGTLFLKAENADQDASAEEVPLPESPMRSDDKERTCSLCKIMVTSAPQMQIHLAGARHQKNMKAAGEDQPAASAAVTLPDAPPAPAAKLSPEELALYRTPIGQYYCQPCNMMMNHVTTLQQHLIGKKHMRTAKNLPQTEKTA; encoded by the coding sequence ATGAGCTCCCCTGGATTCCTGAGTGGCTTCCACATTCCGCACCTGGCGCCGGGGGCAGCCCCATATGACCCAATGGAGGAAACTCGTGACGAATCTCCGCCAGCGCCGGAAATTTCCACAGGAAGCCGCCTGGTGGCGCCTGGAAAACAAGCGTGCAACTCTAACTCTGGTTCCCCGAGAGCGCCCATGAAACGGAAGGCTGAGCCGGTGGGGGAGGATTCCTCAGAGGCGGACAACAAGCTGGTCTTGTTTCCCGGACGCGACGAAAGCTATCCGGAGGAACTGAACCGCCTGATTGGCCCGCTGAACTGCGAGCTGTGCAAGGTGCAGGTGACGTCGCGGAAGTGCGCCCGGGATCACTACGAGTCGAAGGCCCACGACCGGCACATCAGCGCCTGGCTGGCAAAGAACTACACGGAGGCGGGTCTGCAGGCTCCTCCGGTGAAGCGCCTGGCCAAGCAGGGACCCACCGGCCCCAACGCCTTCCACTGCGACCTGTGCGACCTGGACCTCACCTCCTCCATGCACGCCCGGCAGCACTACTTGGGCCGCAAGCACAAGCTGGTGGAGCAGCGCATCTCGAAGCCGTCGGGAGCCGGGCACTACGATGCAGCCGGCAAGTGGGTGCGCACGGGCAGCAAGTTCGAGGGGGAAGGAGCTAGCCCCTCTGATGGGCGCCAGAGCATCGGGACACTATTCCTCAAGGCTGAGAACGCGGACCAAGATGCTTCAGCTGAGGAAGTACCTCTTCCGGAGAGCCCGATGAGGTCGGACGACAAGGAGCGCACTTGCAGCCTGTGCAAAATAATGGTTACCTCGGCTCCCCAAATGCAGATCCACCTGGCGGGGGCTAGGCACCAGAAGAACATGAAAGCTGCCGGCGAGGATCAgccagcagcatcagcagccgTCACTCTTCCGGATGCGCCTCCGGCTCCGGCCGCGAAACTAAGCCCCGAGGAACTTGCCTTGTATCGCACCCCAATTGGGCAGTACTACTGCCAGCCCTGCAACATGATGATGAACCACGTGACCACCTTGCAACAGCACCTCATCGGCAAGAAGCACATGAGAACGGCGAAAAACCTTCCCCAGACCGAAAAGACAGCCTAA
- the LOC108027902 gene encoding tyrosine-protein phosphatase non-receptor type 4, translating to MFERFRLSNLTRTFRLRGGGPELARDKKNPQRQQCVTVLFLDDITHTFRIEKRAKGSELLDQVFQYLELSERDYFGLLFPQKPGDVVRWVDAQKQFKKQCSSVSLDNDAVPLLEFRVKFFVSDPSRLQEEFTRYQFYLQIKRHILLGKLPCSSNTQCLLASYTVQSELGDFNAAEHQPGYLSGMQLLCDQTPEAERKVGELHKLHRGQLPADAEYNYLEHAKRLELYGIDLHKATDSNGKELQLGVSAVGLLVFQHSLRVNTFSWSKMVKVSFKRKDFFIQLRREPSENYDTLLGFGMSSHKHAKALWKSCVEHHSFFRLKRPHRLSRFLNISLGSKFYYSGRTELQAVQESKQRGRIHKVFVRSPSKRLLGASGVCGTSGSSGGTPMLQHSGSESATSHNNGKLATGGTILTITKTSRPHDNKVTSKEADSMPRKAWEQQSDEYDIQLDVGFIEQCTRRFESASPSPMPPAYSSGQHSPLLLPTTIADAVGQQQPESGSDLITIRLQADEQGRYGFNVKGGVDLSLPVQVSKVVPHTPADRCTPRVCEGDEVLMINGRDVHGLRHEQVVAMIRDCRHQASGELLLTVRPQRSTPLLLEEEPLYQYVPESDEIGSHSNLLDGDALFTQSLLLLSDGLASGALLAQYELMYRKNPDLAITEARKPANAPKNRYRDISPYDCTRVSLVNSLTGDYINANYVNMEIPGGAVNRYIATQGPLASTTTDFWRMVQQESSHLLVMLTTVMESGRQKCHQYWPVTGEELQLAEGFSVRCLSEKPDETGSFVFREFVLKDKHEQRHIHHMQYLAWPDHCVPSDPNLFLEFTERVRAARNRTLLQEIEESLKQVRLMDADADADENGGLMRERKCAASNGATPEDETPVSTSVHQCISAANPPVIVHCSAGIGRTGVLILMDTALALMEAREPVYPLDIVRTMRDQRACMVQNVSQYRFVCECICAAYMKISRSSAAINDDED from the exons ATGTTTGAGCGCTTCCGACTGAGCAACCTGACCAGAACCTTTCGCCTGCGAGGAGGCGGCCCAGAACTGGCGCGCGACAAGAAGAACCCGCAACGGCAGCAATGCGTCACCGTCCTGTTCCTAGATGACATCACGCACACCTTTCGGATCGAG AAACGTGCGAAAGGCTCTGAGCTCTTGGACCAGGTCTTTCAGTATCTCGAGCTATCCGAAAGGGACTACTTTGGTTTACTATTTCCGCAGAAGCCGGGCGACGTTGTG AGATGGGTGGATGCCCAGAAGCAGTTTAAAAAGCAATGCAGCAGCGTTTCGCTCGACAACGATGCCGTTCCATTATTAGAGTTTAGAGTTAAG TTCTTTGTAAGCGACCCCAGCCGACTGCAGGAGGAGTTCACTCGCTACCAGTTCTATCTGCAGATCAAGCGCCACATTCTGCTGGGCAAGCTGCCATGCTCCAGCAACACCCAGTGCCTGCTTGCCAGCTACACGGTGCAGT CCGAGTTGGGCGACTTCAATGCGGCCGAACACCAGCCGGGCTATCTGAGCGGGATGCAGCTGCTCTGCGACCAGACGCCCGAGGCCGAGCGGAAGGTGGGGGAACTGCACAAGCTGCATCGCGGCCAGCTGCCGGCGGACGCGGAGTACAACTACCTGGAGCACGCCAAGCGACTGGAGCTGTATGGGATCGACCTGCATAAGGCCACCGACTCCAATGGCAAGGAGCTGCAGCTGGGCGTGTCGGCGGTGGGACTGCTCGTCTTCCAGCATTCGCTGCGGGTCAACACCTTCTCGTGGAGCAAGATGGTCAAGGTTTCGTTTAAGCGCAAGGACTTCTTCATCCAGCTGCGGCGCGAGCCCAGCGAGAACTACGACACCCTGCTGGGATTCGGAATGAGCAGCCACAAGCACGCCAAAGCGCTGTGGAAGTCCTGCGTGGAGCACCACAGCTTCTTCCGCCTTAAGCGGCCACATCGCCTCTCTCGCTTCCTCAACATCAGTCTGGGCAGCAAGTTCTACTACTCAGGGCGTACGGAGCTTCAGGCGGTCCAGGAGTCCAAGCAACGCGGCCGCATCCACAAGGTTTTTGTGCGCTCTCCCAGCAAGCGGCTGCTGGGAGCCTCCGGCGTATGCGGAACATCGGGCTCCTCGGGCGGCACTCCGATGCTGCAGCACAGCGGATCCGAGAGCGCCACCTCCCACAACAACGGCAAGCTGGCCACCGGAGGCACCATTCTTACCATCACCAAGACGAGCCGTCCGCACGACAATAAGGTCACCTCCAAGGAGGCGGACTCGATGCCGCGAAAGGCCTGGGAGCAGCAGAGCGACGAGTATGACATCCAGCT CGACGTGGGCTTCATTGAGCAGTGCACCCGGCGCTTCGAGTCTGCCTCGCCATCGCCAATGCCGCCCGCGTACAGCTCCGGCCAGCACAGTCCACTCCTGCTGCCCACGACCATCGCGGACGCAGTGGGTCAGCAGCAGCCGGAGAGCGGCAGCGACCTCATCACCATCCGTTTGCAGGCCGACGAGCAGGGACGCTATGGCTTCAATGTGAAGGGTGGAGTGGACCTAAGTCTGCCCGTCCAGGTTTCCAAAGTGGTGCCCCACACGCCCGCCGATCGCTGCACTCCGCGTGTGTGCGAGGGCGACGAGGTGCTTATGATTAATGGACGGGATGTGCACGGCCTGCGGCACGAGCAGGTGGTGGCCATGATTCGAGACTGCCGTCACCAGGCCAGCGGTGAACTGCTGCTGACGGTGCGCCCGCAGCGCTCGACGCCTCTGCTCCTGGAGGAGGAACCGCTGTACCAGTACGTTCCAGAGAGCGACGAGATCGGCTCGCACTCCAATCTGCTCGATGGCGATGCTCTCTTCACGCAgagcctgctgctgctcagcGACGGACTGGCCTCGGGCGCCCTGCTGGCCCAGTACGAGCTGATGTACAGAAAGAACCCGGATCTGGCCATCACCGAGGCTCGCAAGCCGGCCAATGCACCCAAGAACCGATATCGAGACATATCGCCAT ACGACTGCACGCGGGTTTCCCTGGTCAATTCGCTAACTGGCGACTACATCAACGCCAACTACGTGAACATGGAGATTCCCGGCGGAGCGGTGAACCGGTATATCGCCACCCAGGGACCGCTGGCCAGCACCACGACGGACTTTTGGCGCATGGTACAGCAGGAGAGCAGCCATCTCCTGGTAATGCTGACGACGGTGATGGAGTCGGGTCGCCAAAAGTGCCACCAGTATTGGCCGGTGACGGGCGAGGAGCTTCAGCTGGCGGAGGGATTCTCGGTGCGCTGCCTCAGCGAGAAACCGGACGAGACGGGCAGCTTCGTCTTCCGCGAGTTTGTGCTGAAGGACAAGCACGAGCAGCGGCACATCCACCACATGCAGTACCTGGCCTGGCCAGACCACTGTGTGCCCTCTGATCCCAACCTCTTTCTGGAGTTCACGGAGCGCGTGCGCGCCGCCCGCAACCGCACGCTTCTGCAGGAGATCGAGGAGAGCCTGAAGCAGGTGCGCCTGATGGACGCCGATGCGGATGCCGACGAGAACGGTGGCCTGATGCGGGAACGCAAGTGCGCGGCCAGCAACGGAGCCACGCCGGAGGATGAGACGCCGGTCTCGACGAGCGTTCACCA GTGCATCAGTGCCGCCAATCCACCTGTGATCGTCCACTGCTCGGCGGGAATCGGACGCACTGGAGTGCTTATACTGATGGACACTGCGCTGGCCTTGATGGAGGCTCGTGAGCCGGTGTATCCCTTGGACATTGTGCGTACCATGCGCGATCAGCGAGCCTGCATGGTGCAGAATGTG AGCCAGTACCGCTTCGTGTGCGAGTGCATCTGCGCCGCCTACATGAAGATCTCGCGCAGCAGTGCCGCCATCAACGACGACGAGGATTAG